In Rheinheimera sp. MM224, one DNA window encodes the following:
- the chrA gene encoding chromate efflux transporter — MQNVALSSPPSIPFWQAFWFWLKLGCISFGGPAGQIALMHTELVEKRRWISEGRFLHALNYCMLLPGPEAQQLATYLGWLMHRTLGGVVAGLLFILPSLLLLVLLSWGYLVYGEHPWVAALFYGIKPAIAAIVLHAAWRIGGRVMKHPLLWAIAVAAFVAIFAFQLPFPLIVLSAALIGFIGSKVTPAVFSSGGHAASQKSYGPALIDDTTPTPSHALFRWSRFVVVVACGLVLWALPMLLLTFSLGWQHQLTQMSWFFTKAALLTFGGAYAVLPYVYQGAVDKFGWLTPGQMMDGLALGETTPGPLIMVVVFVAFVGAYVHASFGPDLMLLAGITAALLVSWFTFLPSFIFILAGGPLVESTQGKLQLTAPLTAISAAVVGVIVNLALFFAYHVVWPTGFTGAIDWQAVLITILAALALFVAKQSLMRVIAGAAMLGLVLSFWSFY; from the coding sequence ATGCAAAACGTAGCCTTATCTTCTCCTCCTTCCATCCCATTTTGGCAAGCTTTCTGGTTTTGGCTGAAGTTGGGTTGTATCAGCTTTGGTGGGCCTGCCGGACAGATTGCTCTGATGCATACTGAGCTGGTGGAAAAACGCCGTTGGATCAGCGAAGGCCGGTTTTTGCACGCGCTGAATTATTGCATGCTGCTGCCCGGGCCTGAAGCACAACAGCTGGCGACCTATTTAGGCTGGCTGATGCACCGCACTTTGGGTGGCGTGGTGGCAGGTTTGTTGTTTATTCTGCCGTCATTACTGCTTTTGGTGCTGCTGTCCTGGGGTTATCTGGTGTATGGCGAGCACCCTTGGGTAGCTGCATTGTTTTATGGGATTAAACCTGCGATAGCCGCCATAGTGCTACATGCCGCCTGGCGTATAGGCGGGCGGGTGATGAAACACCCGTTATTATGGGCTATAGCTGTTGCTGCTTTTGTCGCTATTTTTGCCTTTCAACTGCCATTCCCGCTTATTGTTTTGTCTGCCGCCTTGATTGGTTTTATCGGCAGTAAAGTGACACCTGCAGTGTTTTCATCTGGCGGTCATGCGGCTTCCCAAAAAAGTTATGGTCCGGCTTTGATTGACGATACAACCCCAACTCCTTCACATGCGTTATTTCGCTGGAGCCGTTTTGTCGTGGTAGTAGCTTGTGGTTTAGTACTGTGGGCTTTACCTATGTTGCTACTTACCTTCAGTTTGGGCTGGCAACATCAACTGACCCAAATGAGCTGGTTTTTTACCAAGGCTGCATTATTAACTTTTGGTGGTGCTTATGCTGTGCTGCCTTATGTCTATCAGGGCGCTGTAGATAAGTTTGGTTGGTTAACGCCTGGGCAGATGATGGATGGCTTGGCTTTAGGGGAAACCACACCAGGCCCGCTGATTATGGTGGTGGTTTTTGTCGCTTTTGTTGGCGCTTATGTGCATGCCAGCTTTGGCCCTGATTTGATGTTGCTGGCCGGAATTACAGCCGCGCTTCTGGTGAGCTGGTTTACCTTTTTACCTTCTTTTATTTTTATTCTTGCAGGAGGTCCTCTGGTGGAATCCACTCAAGGCAAGTTACAGCTCACTGCACCATTAACGGCAATAAGTGCTGCGGTGGTGGGGGTTATTGTTAATTTAGCGCTGTTTTTTGCATACCATGTTGTATGGCCAACAGGCTTTACCGGTGCTATCGACTGGCAAGCTGTTCTTATTACTATACTTGCAGCGCTGGCTTTGTTTGTGGCGAAGCAGAGCTTAATGCGGGTGATAGCAGGAGCCGCTATGTTGGGTTTAGTTTTATCTTTTTGGAGTTTTTATTAA